AAGGTTCTGGAGGTTTTCAAGGAGAAGAAGGAACACATAGCCCTTGTGGTAGACGAGAGAGGTGTAATCCTCGGCATAGTTACCCTTGAAGACATTTTCAGGGAAATACTGGGAGACTTCATATCGGAAAAGGGAGAAGAGCCACTGGTGAGGGAAGTGAGTAAGGACACATGGGTAGCGGACGGAAAGGTTGAAATAAACGAGCTCAGGAGAATTACAGGAATAAATATCCCGGACGGTCCCTACAACACACTTTCAGGCTTTATAGCCTACCAGCTCGGAAGGATTCCCAAAAAGGGAGACGTAGTTTCCTACGACGGATACAACTTTAAGGTAGTTGACGGAGACACGAGAAGGGTGAGGAAGGTTTTAATAGAGAGGAAGGTTAAAAAGAAGGCTTTATCGGGAGCGTCCGCCTGACCTCTTCTATATAATCTTTGTCGTAATCTGCGGCAAGTAAGGTATCCCCTTTCTCGGAAAAGGCAAGAACTTCTCCCCAAGGTGAGTAAATTCCCGAATGCCCGGCAAACCTCGTTCCCAGGTACTCACCCCATGTGTTTGAGGCCAGAAGGTAAGCTTGTAGCTCTATCGCCCTCGCCCTGCAGAGTGTCTCGAAGTGTTTTCTCCTGGCATATCCCCACTGAGCGGGAACGAGAACTACATCGGGTCTTTCCCTCCAGAAATTCATTATTAAATCCGTAAACCTTATCTCAAAACATATGAGAATTCCAGCCTTTCCAAGCTTAGTTTCAAAAACTTTGTTCTCCTTTCCCGGAATAAAGTACTTATCTTCGTCGAATATCGGAAAGAGCTTTATCTTTGAGCGTTTGCCGATAACTCTTCCGTCTTCTATTAAGAAAGCGGTGTTCAGTATCCCTTCCGTACCTTTTTCGGGAAGAGTCCCGCAAAGGGTTAAAGATTTTTCCTTGGAAATTTTTTTGAGTACTTCTAAAACTTCTGGAGTTTTTTGGGCGTGTTCTTCTAGGTTTTCGTAGTCAAATCCCGAATACCACATCTCAGGAAGGAGAACAAGGGAGTTTTCCTCTACTTTTTCAAGAAAATTTATTACCTTTTTCAGGTTTTCTTCCGGAGTTGTTTGTCTTATTTGAATTGAGTAGAGTTTCATACTTAGGATTTTAAGGGATAAAGGATTAAGTTCTTTATAAAATCAAGCCAGCCTTTCTTGTACATTTCCTCATAAGTGGTATGTCCCTTTAAGAACTCCATGTACCTCTCAAGCGAGGTTCCACCTCCCATTTTGTAGGCAACTCTCTGAAATCTGTAAGCGAGCTTCGCTATTTTTCCCGCGTAAGTGAATTCTTTTGCAAGTTCTTTCACCTTTTTCCTGTAAGTTTTCTCCGGATTTTGGGGATTTTCCAGTATTGCATCTCCGGCAAGGAGTCCGCTCAGGTATCCGTAATAAATACCTTCACCGAGGAGCGGGTCCACGAAGTTTCCCGCGTCTCCAACGAGGAGTATCCTTCCCCTTCCCGTGTGAAGTTCCTCAGAACCTTCTGCAAAGGGTATAAACCAGCTCTTCGGTTTATAAATCTTTTTAACCTTCACTATTTTTTGTCTCTTTATGTAATCCTTGAGAACTTCCAGTAAATTCTCCTTTTCGGTGGAAGCCACGCCTATGTTCAGTTTATTCCCTTTTGGAAATACCCAGAGGTATCCCCTTTTTACCAATCCGAGTTCTATAACCACGGAGTTAAAATCCATCTCACCTTCCGCAAGAACTTCAACCGAGCGGTAGTACTTCTCCTTTTTAAAACCCAAAAACTTTGCAACTTTTGAGTGAAATCCGTCCGCGCCTATTAGAAAATCGCAGGAAACTTTCCCCTTTGTTGTGTCAAGTATTATCTTTCCCTTTTCCTCCCAAAGGTCCAGAAGCTCCGTCTCCTCTCTAAGCTCGCATCCCTTTTCCATAGCTTTTTGAGCGAGAAAGTGGTCAAAGTCAGCCCTGTCTATTATGTAGGCAACTTCCTCCCTTTCCTTTAGCTTATGCTTGTCCCCTCTAAAACCTAAGTATCCCTTGTGTATCACGTTCAGTACTTTGCTTTTAAAGTCCTGTGGAAGGTACTTTGAAAATCTTCCCGAAAGGGCTCCGCCGCAGAGTTTGAACCTTGGTAGCTTTTTTCTCTCCATTAAGAGAACCCTTAAGCCTTTTTCGGATAAGTACCTCGCCGCGGAGCTTCCGGAAGGTCCCGCACCTACTACT
The genomic region above belongs to Aquifex aeolicus VF5 and contains:
- a CDS encoding geranylgeranyl reductase family protein gives rise to the protein MERFDVVVVGAGPSGSSAARYLSEKGLRVLLMERKKLPRFKLCGGALSGRFSKYLPQDFKSKVLNVIHKGYLGFRGDKHKLKEREEVAYIIDRADFDHFLAQKAMEKGCELREETELLDLWEEKGKIILDTTKGKVSCDFLIGADGFHSKVAKFLGFKKEKYYRSVEVLAEGEMDFNSVVIELGLVKRGYLWVFPKGNKLNIGVASTEKENLLEVLKDYIKRQKIVKVKKIYKPKSWFIPFAEGSEELHTGRGRILLVGDAGNFVDPLLGEGIYYGYLSGLLAGDAILENPQNPEKTYRKKVKELAKEFTYAGKIAKLAYRFQRVAYKMGGGTSLERYMEFLKGHTTYEEMYKKGWLDFIKNLILYPLKS
- a CDS encoding carbon-nitrogen hydrolase family protein — encoded protein: MKLYSIQIRQTTPEENLKKVINFLEKVEENSLVLLPEMWYSGFDYENLEEHAQKTPEVLEVLKKISKEKSLTLCGTLPEKGTEGILNTAFLIEDGRVIGKRSKIKLFPIFDEDKYFIPGKENKVFETKLGKAGILICFEIRFTDLIMNFWRERPDVVLVPAQWGYARRKHFETLCRARAIELQAYLLASNTWGEYLGTRFAGHSGIYSPWGEVLAFSEKGDTLLAADYDKDYIEEVRRTLPIKPSF